One window from the genome of Pseudanabaena yagii GIHE-NHR1 encodes:
- the glgA gene encoding glycogen synthase GlgA: protein MKILFAAAEVAPLAKVGGMADVVGALPPILKKMGHDVRIIMPYYGVIPDKLKENPEWIWKGYAMFQEFDIFQTVLPGTDVPLYLVGHGSFIPARIYGGEDEDWRFTMFANAVAEFSWNYWKPNLIHCHDWHTGMIPVWMHQISDIGTVFTIHNLAYQGPWRWFLDRITWTPWYMDAHNTMAAGIKYADRVNTVSPTYAQQICTPTYGEGLEGILSFLKPWGILNGVDTELENPATDPALAQNYSVDTLDDRLANKIALQKELGLVVNPSTFLIGMVGRLVEQKGIDLLLQILERFMAYTDAQFVVLGTGDRYYESQLWQIAARYPGRMSAQILFNSALSHRVYAGSDAFLMPSRFEPCGISQLVALRYGSVPIVRRTGGLVDTVSFHDPIGQTGTGFSFDRYEPLDMYTCMVRAWESYRYTDAWRLLQQRGMNSNFSWETSAEKYIQLYRSIPGLENA, encoded by the coding sequence ATGAAAATTTTATTTGCGGCGGCTGAAGTTGCTCCTCTCGCCAAAGTTGGCGGCATGGCAGATGTAGTGGGCGCACTCCCCCCAATTCTCAAAAAGATGGGACATGATGTGCGGATTATCATGCCCTACTACGGTGTGATTCCAGACAAGCTCAAGGAAAATCCTGAATGGATCTGGAAAGGCTATGCCATGTTTCAGGAATTTGATATTTTTCAGACAGTTCTACCAGGGACTGATGTTCCGCTTTATTTAGTGGGGCATGGCTCCTTTATTCCCGCTCGTATTTATGGTGGTGAAGACGAAGATTGGCGGTTCACCATGTTTGCCAATGCCGTTGCTGAGTTTTCTTGGAACTATTGGAAACCTAACCTCATTCACTGCCATGATTGGCATACAGGTATGATTCCTGTGTGGATGCACCAAATCTCAGATATCGGTACGGTCTTCACAATTCATAACTTGGCTTATCAAGGGCCTTGGCGTTGGTTCTTAGATCGGATTACATGGACTCCTTGGTATATGGATGCCCATAACACCATGGCTGCTGGAATTAAATATGCCGATCGCGTGAATACTGTTTCCCCGACCTATGCTCAGCAAATTTGTACGCCGACTTATGGGGAAGGACTCGAAGGAATACTCTCATTCCTCAAACCTTGGGGCATTTTAAATGGTGTTGATACTGAGCTAGAAAATCCTGCTACTGATCCTGCCCTAGCTCAAAACTATTCTGTAGATACCCTTGACGATCGCCTTGCTAACAAAATTGCTTTGCAAAAGGAATTAGGACTAGTCGTTAATCCTAGTACTTTCTTAATTGGGATGGTCGGGCGTTTGGTGGAGCAGAAGGGTATTGATCTATTGCTGCAAATTCTTGAGCGGTTTATGGCTTACACTGACGCACAGTTTGTCGTCTTAGGTACAGGCGATCGCTATTATGAATCGCAACTCTGGCAAATTGCTGCTCGCTACCCTGGCCGTATGTCCGCGCAAATTTTATTTAACTCGGCGCTATCCCATCGCGTTTATGCAGGTTCCGATGCTTTCCTGATGCCGAGCCGTTTTGAACCCTGTGGTATTAGTCAACTAGTAGCCCTGCGTTATGGTTCTGTGCCAATTGTGCGCCGTACAGGTGGTTTAGTCGATACTGTATCTTTCCATGATCCTATTGGACAGACAGGTACTGGTTTTAGCTTCGATCGCTATGAGCCACTCGATATGTATACCTGCATGGTACGCGCTTGGGAAAGCTATCGCTACACCGATGCTTGGCGCTTGTTACAACAACGCGGGATGAATAGTAACTTCAGTTGGGAAACCTCAGCCGAAAAATACATCCAGTTGTATCGTTCAATCCCTGGTTTAGAAAACGCTTAA
- a CDS encoding response regulator transcription factor, giving the protein MPRLLLIDDDPIISEMVTLNLENAGYQVTQASDGIKGQALAIQLMPDMIILDLMLPRVDGFTVCQRLRRDERTREIPVMMLTAMGQTQDKVEGFNAGADDYLTKPFELEEMLARVRALLRRTNRIIDTAKHGEILIFGSLTLVPERFEAIWFNKTVKLTHLEFELLHCLLQRHGQTVSPSEILKEVWGYEPDDDIETIRVHIRHLRTKLEPDPRHPKYIKTVYGAGYCLELPNDNDNDNDNDNKQEEVAIAE; this is encoded by the coding sequence ATGCCTAGGCTGCTCTTGATCGATGATGATCCCATAATCTCTGAAATGGTCACGCTCAACCTCGAAAATGCTGGATATCAAGTCACTCAAGCTAGTGATGGCATTAAAGGGCAAGCACTTGCCATTCAGTTGATGCCAGACATGATCATCCTTGACTTGATGTTACCAAGGGTTGATGGTTTTACTGTTTGTCAGAGATTGCGGCGTGACGAACGTACTAGAGAAATTCCTGTGATGATGCTCACGGCTATGGGGCAAACTCAAGATAAGGTTGAGGGATTTAATGCAGGGGCTGACGACTATCTCACCAAGCCATTTGAACTTGAGGAAATGTTGGCAAGAGTGCGAGCTTTATTGCGGCGTACTAATCGAATTATTGATACGGCAAAACATGGCGAAATTTTAATTTTTGGTTCTTTAACCCTTGTACCTGAGCGGTTTGAAGCGATTTGGTTTAATAAAACTGTTAAGCTGACGCATTTGGAGTTTGAGCTATTGCATTGTTTGTTGCAACGTCATGGACAGACAGTCTCGCCTAGTGAGATCCTCAAAGAAGTATGGGGCTATGAGCCTGATGATGACATTGAGACGATCCGTGTGCATATTCGCCATTTGCGTACCAAACTTGAACCTGATCCCCGTCATCCGAAATATATCAAAACTGTCTATGGTGCGGGTTACTGCTTAGAGTTACCCAATGACAACGACAACGACAACGACAACGATAATAAACAAGAAGAAGTCGCGATCGCTGAATAG
- the sds gene encoding solanesyl diphosphate synthase, with protein MSLPTTSVTELFAPVKDDLRTLTDNLKQLVGARHPILYAAAEHLFEAKGKSMRPALVLLASRATMSDRDITSRHRRLAEITEMIHTASLVHDDVIDSAELRRGMPTVNNSFGNRIAVLAGDFLFAQASWYLANLDHLEVVKLLSKVITDFAEGEIRQSLTAFDSSLTLEDYLEKSFYKTASLMAGSAKAAGVLSGVSQVQAEQLFNFGKHFGIAFQVVDDILDFTSSTETLGKPAGSDLKQGNLTAPVLFALEEYPQLRGLIEREFSEVGDLDKALELVYSSEGISRSRELAKSHVKSALTAIEWLPSSAPKQSLIGLTNYVLDRLY; from the coding sequence ATGAGCCTTCCAACTACTTCTGTCACCGAACTTTTTGCACCAGTCAAGGATGACTTGCGTACGCTCACGGATAACCTGAAGCAGTTGGTAGGCGCAAGACATCCTATTCTCTACGCTGCTGCGGAACATCTATTTGAAGCTAAGGGCAAGAGTATGCGCCCTGCATTAGTGCTACTAGCTTCACGGGCAACGATGAGCGATCGCGATATTACCTCACGCCATCGCCGACTCGCCGAAATCACCGAAATGATCCATACAGCGAGTTTGGTGCATGACGATGTGATTGACTCCGCCGAACTCAGACGCGGGATGCCAACGGTAAACAATAGCTTCGGCAATCGCATTGCCGTACTCGCAGGGGATTTTCTCTTCGCCCAAGCATCTTGGTACTTAGCAAATTTAGATCACCTCGAAGTCGTTAAGCTCTTGTCCAAAGTGATCACCGATTTTGCCGAAGGTGAAATTCGTCAGAGCCTGACAGCTTTTGATAGCAGTTTGACCCTTGAGGATTATTTAGAAAAGAGTTTTTATAAGACTGCTTCACTCATGGCAGGTAGCGCTAAGGCGGCAGGTGTCTTAAGTGGTGTTAGTCAAGTACAGGCTGAGCAATTATTTAACTTTGGTAAGCATTTTGGCATCGCCTTCCAAGTGGTCGATGACATCCTCGATTTCACCAGTTCCACTGAGACTTTGGGCAAACCCGCAGGCTCCGATCTCAAGCAGGGTAATTTGACCGCACCAGTCCTATTTGCCCTAGAGGAGTATCCGCAATTGCGTGGCTTGATCGAGCGTGAGTTTAGCGAAGTGGGCGATCTCGATAAAGCTTTAGAGCTTGTCTATAGCAGTGAAGGCATTTCGCGATCGCGTGAATTAGCCAAGAGTCATGTGAAGTCTGCTTTAACTGCGATCGAATGGCTGCCATCCTCTGCCCCCAAACAGTCCCTCATTGGCTTAACTAACTACGTTTTAGATCGGTTGTATTAA
- a CDS encoding Uma2 family endonuclease, translating to MVAVLGINKTPEHPFKNFIDQYLNTWVKVSWAEFIQVADNPQYQKNKFYYFNGEARVEPMSTGSDHSADHALIVMAIGLFVAVNGLALNSKDNCSYRKVGNKEVQPDISYYVGERAQLIPWGTGVIDLETYPAPDLAIEIANSSWADDIGKKRLMYEDLGVKEYWVIDVKNVEILAFAITDLEGVKGSYRITRSQVITGLETALLQEVLRLSRENDHGYVTSWLLTQLQHK from the coding sequence ATGGTTGCGGTATTAGGCATCAATAAAACTCCTGAGCACCCATTTAAAAACTTCATAGACCAGTACCTAAATACTTGGGTAAAAGTCTCTTGGGCTGAATTTATCCAAGTTGCCGATAATCCTCAATATCAAAAAAACAAGTTTTATTATTTCAATGGGGAAGCAAGGGTCGAACCTATGTCCACAGGCTCCGATCATTCGGCTGATCATGCCCTAATCGTCATGGCGATTGGCTTATTTGTTGCTGTTAATGGATTAGCCCTAAATAGCAAAGACAATTGCTCTTATCGCAAAGTTGGCAATAAAGAAGTACAGCCTGATATTTCCTATTACGTGGGCGAGCGCGCTCAGTTAATTCCTTGGGGGACAGGAGTTATTGATCTTGAGACTTATCCTGCACCTGATTTGGCGATCGAGATCGCCAATAGCTCTTGGGCTGACGATATCGGTAAAAAACGCTTGATGTATGAAGATTTGGGTGTTAAAGAATATTGGGTAATTGATGTTAAAAATGTAGAGATTTTAGCCTTTGCAATTACCGATTTAGAAGGGGTTAAAGGTAGTTATCGCATTACGCGATCGCAAGTAATTACAGGTTTAGAAACTGCACTTTTGCAAGAAGTGTTGCGCTTGTCTAGAGAAAATGATCATGGCTATGTAACATCATGGTTACTTACACAATTGCAACACAAATAA
- a CDS encoding photosystem II reaction center protein J, translating into MFKDGRIPLWLVATVAGTGVLVVVGLFFYGSYVGLGSAT; encoded by the coding sequence ATGTTTAAAGATGGACGCATTCCACTTTGGTTAGTAGCCACTGTTGCTGGTACTGGTGTACTAGTTGTTGTTGGTCTATTCTTTTATGGTTCCTACGTTGGTCTAGGTTCTGCAACCTAA
- a CDS encoding photosystem II reaction center protein L, with the protein MAPKNPNSQPVELNRTSLFLGLLLIFVTVLLFSSYFFN; encoded by the coding sequence ATGGCTCCTAAAAATCCAAATAGCCAACCTGTAGAGTTGAATCGTACTTCTCTCTTCTTGGGACTATTACTCATTTTCGTAACTGTTTTGCTATTTTCCAGCTACTTCTTCAACTAA
- the psbF gene encoding cytochrome b559 subunit beta, whose translation MASNNPNQPVQYPVFTFRWLAVHGLGVPTVFFIGAIAAMQFISR comes from the coding sequence ATGGCAAGCAACAATCCTAACCAACCCGTTCAATATCCTGTATTTACCTTCCGTTGGCTAGCAGTTCACGGCTTAGGCGTTCCTACCGTGTTTTTTATTGGCGCGATCGCAGCAATGCAATTCATTAGCCGCTAG
- the psbE gene encoding cytochrome b559 subunit alpha, with product MAGTTGERPFSDIITSVRYWLIHSLTIPALFLAGWLFVSTGLAYDVFGTPRPNEYYSQDRQTAPIVIERYNVDAEISATGK from the coding sequence ATGGCAGGTACTACTGGAGAGCGCCCATTTTCCGACATTATTACCAGCGTTCGTTATTGGCTAATCCATAGCCTCACCATTCCTGCACTGTTTTTGGCAGGTTGGTTGTTTGTAAGCACAGGCTTAGCCTATGACGTATTTGGCACACCACGCCCTAACGAGTACTACTCTCAAGATCGCCAAACTGCGCCCATTGTAATCGAGCGCTACAATGTTGACGCTGAGATTTCCGCAACTGGGAAATAA
- a CDS encoding XisH family protein, producing MPAKDIFHNTVKIGLEKEGWEITHDPMYLDFGGVEIYIDLGAEKLIAAERKGEKIAVEVKSFISGSAISEFHKALGQFINYRTALSQKEPDRIMYLAVPNTIYETFFKLELIQIIIKIQNIKLIIYNPNREEIAQWIN from the coding sequence ATGCCAGCCAAAGATATTTTTCATAATACGGTCAAAATAGGGTTAGAGAAAGAAGGTTGGGAAATTACCCACGATCCCATGTATTTAGACTTTGGTGGAGTTGAAATATATATTGACTTAGGGGCAGAAAAATTAATTGCAGCAGAAAGAAAAGGGGAAAAAATTGCAGTTGAAGTTAAGAGCTTTATTAGTGGCTCAGCAATTTCTGAATTTCACAAAGCACTAGGGCAATTTATTAACTATCGCACAGCACTGAGCCAAAAAGAGCCAGATCGCATAATGTATTTAGCTGTTCCCAACACTATTTATGAAACATTTTTTAAACTGGAATTAATCCAAATAATCATTAAAATTCAAAACATAAAATTGATTATTTACAACCCAAACAGAGAGGAGATAGCACAATGGATAAATTAA
- a CDS encoding XisI protein yields the protein MDKLNQYREIVKRLIKEYAHDDYRRNGVDRELVFDLENDHYQIINVGWENDHRIYGCILHFDIKQGKIWLQYNGTEIDFAEELVKQGVPKQDIVIGFHSPFMRKFTEYAVS from the coding sequence ATGGATAAATTAAACCAATATCGAGAAATTGTGAAACGATTAATCAAAGAATATGCCCATGATGACTATAGAAGAAATGGTGTAGACCGCGAACTAGTGTTTGATTTAGAGAATGATCATTACCAAATTATTAATGTGGGCTGGGAGAATGATCACCGTATTTATGGTTGCATCCTGCACTTCGATATTAAACAAGGTAAAATCTGGTTGCAATACAACGGTACAGAAATAGATTTTGCCGAAGAGTTAGTGAAGCAAGGTGTACCCAAACAGGATATTGTCATCGGTTTTCATTCTCCTTTCATGCGTAAATTTACGGAGTATGCCGTAAGTTGA
- a CDS encoding GNAT family N-acetyltransferase, whose translation MKIRKIDKNERIEILKGDLYAYSRWTNQDLPRSHLTAINPDDVLAAEIDGKIVAALQCFRFQQSVRGVIKSMGGIGGVWTYPEYRNRGCVKALMKSAFLEMRMQGICVSMLTPFKESFYESLGYAIANATNEITIPIASLTNYLKLPNQNHGSCDRFPATEVRDILSNFLYENLRSHTIMPHSHGLAITNFTYDQWWHLHRQKLCVVIKRDRQPVALAIYGIDSSGNLPMSDRQIEISSIFWTDLESRDRLFSFFASHRDQTHSLKMPIPINANVNSWLSDAGKLQSSITEPWMVRIVDIVGALNGLPIACEPFTFALSDPQCSWNESIFRVDGDCGSLTVKRYNGDVQNMAIDFHATIAGISALIYGTCAIAELVHKQWITNLNPVTYELLENAFTPCVIYNPFKF comes from the coding sequence ATGAAAATCCGCAAGATTGATAAGAATGAACGTATTGAAATACTCAAGGGAGATTTGTATGCCTATTCGCGCTGGACTAATCAGGATTTACCGCGATCGCACCTAACAGCCATCAATCCTGATGATGTATTGGCAGCCGAAATCGATGGCAAAATTGTGGCGGCGCTGCAATGTTTTCGATTTCAGCAGTCTGTACGGGGCGTAATTAAGTCGATGGGGGGAATTGGTGGAGTCTGGACATATCCTGAATATCGCAATCGTGGCTGTGTGAAGGCATTAATGAAAAGTGCTTTTTTAGAAATGCGGATGCAGGGGATTTGTGTGAGTATGCTTACGCCTTTTAAAGAGAGTTTTTATGAATCACTGGGCTATGCGATCGCCAATGCTACCAATGAAATTACGATTCCGATCGCGTCTTTAACTAATTATTTAAAATTACCAAATCAGAATCACGGGTCATGTGATCGCTTTCCTGCGACTGAAGTCAGAGATATTTTGTCCAATTTCCTCTACGAAAATCTGCGATCGCACACAATAATGCCCCATAGTCACGGCTTAGCAATTACAAATTTCACCTATGACCAATGGTGGCATTTACATCGGCAAAAGCTCTGTGTGGTGATAAAGCGCGATCGCCAGCCCGTAGCCCTAGCCATTTATGGAATTGATAGCAGTGGCAATTTACCCATGAGCGATCGCCAGATCGAAATTTCATCAATATTTTGGACAGATTTAGAATCCCGCGATCGCCTATTCTCATTTTTTGCTAGCCATCGAGATCAAACCCATAGCCTGAAAATGCCAATCCCAATCAATGCAAATGTAAATTCATGGCTCAGCGATGCAGGAAAGTTGCAATCATCAATAACAGAGCCTTGGATGGTAAGGATTGTAGATATTGTTGGGGCTTTGAATGGTTTGCCGATCGCCTGTGAGCCATTTACCTTTGCCCTTAGCGATCCTCAATGCAGTTGGAATGAGAGTATTTTTAGAGTAGATGGCGATTGCGGTAGTCTCACAGTCAAACGCTATAACGGTGATGTGCAAAATATGGCGATCGACTTTCACGCCACAATTGCAGGTATATCTGCTCTGATCTATGGCACTTGTGCGATCGCTGAACTCGTTCATAAACAATGGATTACTAATCTAAATCCAGTTACTTACGAGTTATTAGAAAATGCCTTTACCCCATGCGTGATTTATAATCCTTTTAAGTTCTGA
- a CDS encoding Fur family transcriptional regulator has translation MKEKLTRSQERVLHLLQHHDHAVSAQDLHSELRNSEKSVGLATVYRSLETLKLQGLIKALTLPNGETVYSVTRADRHHLNCLNCGKSLPIDSCPIHDLGNQLAKKHSFQIYYHTLEFFGMCSQCQEESQ, from the coding sequence ATGAAAGAAAAACTCACTCGCAGTCAAGAACGAGTGCTACATCTCCTCCAACATCACGATCACGCGGTATCCGCGCAAGATCTTCATTCGGAATTACGCAATAGTGAAAAAAGTGTGGGGTTGGCGACGGTTTATCGATCGCTAGAAACGCTCAAATTGCAAGGCTTAATCAAAGCTCTCACCTTACCCAATGGCGAAACGGTTTACAGTGTCACCCGTGCCGATCGCCATCATCTTAATTGCCTAAACTGTGGTAAATCCCTGCCGATTGATAGCTGTCCCATTCACGATCTAGGCAATCAACTCGCCAAAAAACATAGCTTTCAGATTTATTATCACACCCTCGAATTTTTCGGTATGTGTAGTCAATGTCAGGAGGAATCTCAATAA